GGACAGGTGGTCTGCTGGGTGAGGTCTGGTTGGGGTGGACATTGGAAGGGTGCTTACCATACAAGGACAGTCCCTTGTTCTGCTCATCCTTCAGGGAGTGGCCCAGCATGAAGATCTTGGGATCCTTGGTGAGCAGGAGATCGGCAAACACTTCTTTGCCGGACTCTGGAGAAGAAAACCTCTGGGTGAGACCACATAGCACAATGGGTCTGATCACAGGTGAGGGACCATGAGTGTTCCCGTGGCCCCCCAGCAGTCAGTGAAGGCTGGGAGTTCACCTGGGCCAACGACCTTCACTCCCTCTGTGTGCCGGGCCTTGCAAAGAGATGTGGAATCGTAGGAGCCTCGTGCCGACTGTGGCTGTCAGGGcctttctccccattttacagatgagaaaagtgaggcacAGACAGGAGCCTCAGGGCTGCCCAGGGCTGTTGGTTTAATCCCACCAGCATTTGTATGCCCCCTACTATGTGCCCTCTCTGGGGCGATGGTGGGGACAGGAGTGGGGTCATTCCCTGCCTGACACGGACTGACTGCCACCCTCAGGTCCCAAAGGGGAAAGAGTAGTGGAGAGAGGCAGGCCTGCAGCCAGCCCTCGGTTTGAATTCTAGTTCTAATTACAGGCTGTGTGACTTCAGGGAAACAATtgacctctctgtttctctgtttcctcagctgATCGCTGTCAGGTCCTCCTAAGATTGTGAGTCTCGGGTGGGCTAATCCTAGTAAAAGTACttcaaacagtgcctggcacatagagcTCAAATCTGGGGACAGTTATTACTCGTTATTGCCATGTGGAGACCCTGGGACATCAGAAATGTAGGAAGAAGGCCTGTCCTGGGTTCTTTGTGGCTTCGCCCCAGCACTGACCCTATTTATTGTCTGGTCCATCCACAGGTCCCCATGACACACCCCAGTCCTCCCATTGGTCCTCACCGTGTTTGGACAGGGTTCCATTTTCCCTCTGGACCTTTAGACAAGTAGAGTTATGGATGCAGTGATTCCCACTAAAGCCagacagaaggaagggggaaacaGAAAGATCGTCAAGGGGAAGAAGTGAACAAGCACCGGTCGCTATCATCGAGGGCAAGAGTTGGGGCCGAGTAAACCGCCCTCCCCATCCACGGATGAAAAGGCTGAggtcaggaggaaggagggactTGCTCGAGGTTTCCCAGCAGCTAGGAGCagaagctggggctgggggcaagcTAGTATGTGGGGGTCTTACATGGTTGGATAGTCTATGAGCCGTATTGTGTCATCCGTATGGTTGGGCTCCAAGTAAAAGAAGCCCGCTTGGAGCATTCCAGCCAACTGATTGATGTCTGGGTTGTGGAAGGCGGCGGCGATACAAAACCACTTGCCAGAGATCTGGGGAGAAGCCAAGAGCTGATGACAGAGGCTGGGAGCCGAATGCCCCTGCCTGCCAGCCAGCCAGGTACAGAGATGTCCCCCTCCTTTTTACACGCAGGGAGACTGGGGCCCCAGGCGAGGAGGGCACATGCAGGAGCTCACTCCGAGGGTCAGGAACCTCCCCCAGACACTGGGTGGCCCTCCAGGGGCCAGGACAGGATGTCCCCTCTGAGGGAACTTGCCATGAGGCTTCTGAGTTAGGAAGCAGAAGAATGCGTCCAGAGCCTGGTCAGAAGGtcaccccaggacccaggagagAAGAGGGCAGAAGCAGACAGAAGCGGGCAGAATcagacgggggggtgggggggtggcgacCACAAGccagtgggagaaggggagcccagggaaggaggcagctgCCCCTGGCGCTCGGGGGCCGAGGGACGCACCTGGTCCAGGGTGGCATTGGTGATGGGCGCTGCTGTGAGGTTGGCACACACTGGGCTCTGGGCATgcagcagaggaaggaggctcaGGGCAGCAAGGACCCAGGACAGCGCCATGCCTAGATGGAGAGACACCTGGAGTCCAGCAGAACTGCTGACTGGAGGGTACAGTGATTTTATAATGAGCTGTGGGAGGAGCCCTAGAGCCCCATGGTGACACAATCCATGAACTCTTGTGAAATGCTTTGCACaaatccttccctctctcccgcAAAGCCCACTGTAGCTAAAGCCTCCAAGCCTTGGTCTAATTCAGAACCCTGACCTGAAGGGTTACAGGGGCCCCAAGGTCAGGCTGTTCAAAGCCAAGGTGGGTGTGGGCTGGAGTAGTatcattaaacgtgtagatttcATAGAGGGACCTCTAAGCAAGCTAAGaggttcttcttttgttttgttttgttttttcattttgttttcttttgttttaaagattgtttatttatgtgagatAGAGCAGAAGAGccagagcaggtgggaggggcagagggagagggagaagcaggctctctgctgagcagggagcctgatatggggctccatcccaggaccctgagatcacgacctgagcccaaagcagacgctttactgactgagacactcattTGGccctgttttgtcttgttttaaaagCTCTTAGGTTTTTTACCCAATTTGTGCCTCACTGAGCATCCAGAGTGAAAGCCAGCCACAAATCAAATGCTGAAAGTGATTCAGACACTTCCCAGGCTAGGTGGGGTTCGGGTGGGTGATGGGGAAGGGCTCTGGGGCGGGTGTGAGGGCATGAAGGCAAACCACTGATTCCATTCCAGCTGAGTGTGGTAACAACCGTTGGGGAACAAAAGtccactgggggaggggggctgtcaACCCAGCCTCAGAGGCAGGGATCCTTCTACAAGGAGGAGGTGTCCAAGTTACACATCTATTTCCGGTAACTGTGGTGTTACCTGAACTAGCTCCCAACACCTAAAACAAGAAATGATGCACGTGTGGTCTCCACCCCCTGCCGTGGGACAGGAAGGTGGCCTCTGTCGTCACCAGGAGGTCCCCAGGCCCCGACAGTGCCCAGCACCCCAGATGTGTGCATCCACAGTCCATGAGTGTTTCTGCCTGACCGGGTCACAGCTTTAGCCCTATGAACGAATACTTCCCCAAAGCCTTCTTATGTTATGGTACAGTTTTGTATCCCtgttcatttcatatattttgagtcATTTTCCAGGTTTCCGTGTAGTCAGTGGTTATAATTTTAATGGACGCACACCCCTGTCGTGCTGTTCCTAGGTTCCCTGTACTTAATGGCGCCCTCTCTTTATATccgtagcattttatttttttccagctttatagAGGGAGAATTGCCTCTAGCATTTCATATGGTGATGTTTCCTTGGAATGCCACGAGTCAGAAAGTGACCAAATCCCTTTCTATCATGCCCTACcattcaagagagagaaaaacatgtcACGGACAAGACTACGATGTTATTCTGTTATTCGAAATAGCCAAGAACTAGAAACAGTTCAAATGCCAGTcgtcaggaaaatggaaagacacaTCGTAACAGTTTCATACAGGGAATACTATGTAGCAATCCAAAGGAACCAACTACTAGCATATGAGACAACAGCTGTGAATCTCCAAAACATTCTGCTGAACAAAAAAAGCCAGACTAATCAAGCACATACTGTTTGGTTCCAGGTACAGAATGTTCTCGAACCCCCCAAATGGATCTAGAATGGCAGAAATCAGACCGGTGGTTGCCTCGGGCAAGGAGGGCAGTCTGAGGGCCAGAGGTTGGAAGAGCACTTTCTGAGGTCCGTGGCCACTTGCCCCATTTCCACCGCAGGGGTGGTTACGCGCATAATGCACATTTGTGAAAACTCACTGAACCCTGAACCTAAAATGTGTGCGTTTTATTGTATGCCAATTACACCTCAAttaagctgatttaaaaaaaaaaaaacacctctctcCCCAAAGAGAGACGACAAAACACATGACAAATCAAAAACACGAACTGTCTAATGTGGTGCCAATTTGGCGACACAGAGGAGTCCCctcttccacatccttgtcagaaGTGggatttcctcttctctttgcttttttttttttttttttttttttttttttgccagctcACTTGGTGTTTTGGATGGGCATTGCCCTAATTTGAGTCTTGAGAAAAGGAGCGGAGTTCGTCGGCGGGGAAGAGTGGAGGGCAGAGAGCGTGGGGCGTGTGGGGGACCTGGGGTCCGAGTGGCCGGCAGTGGGATGGCGTGGGAGTGACGGGGCCCATGCTGGAGAGGTTGGCGGGAACCAAGCCTGCAGGGCACGGGAGCCGGGCTGGGGAGTCTGCCCTGGACCCCGCAGGGATCAGGAGAAATGGGAAGGTTTTAAGTGAGGTGGGAGACAAGTAGTCGATTTGCTGTTTAGAAAGTtctctctgggggcgcctgggtggctcagtgggttaagcctctgccttcagttcaggtcatgatctcagggtcctgggattgagtcccgcatcgggctctctgctcagcaaggagcctgcttccctctctctctgtctctctctctctctgcctgcctctccgcctacttgtgatcgctctctgtcaaataaataaataaaatcttaaaaaaaaaaagaaaaagaaaaaaaagaaaagaaaaagaaagttcccTCTGTCTGGGCAGGGAAGATTGGGGTGTCAGGGTAGGGGACCGGCTTGGGAGAGGAGCCAGGTGCTGTCCCAGCGGTCCCGGTGTGAGAGGATGCGACTGGGGACGGACTGGAGACACTGCTTCTCTCAGCGGGAGCTGACTGTTCCATGGAGAGCGCCCTCGTTACCCTGGGCCATGGGGCTTCTGCTCAGAGCTTTAGAGGATGTCCCgtaccacacacacacgcacacgtgaacacacacacacacacatccatgcacaCCACGtgcacacactcatacacacgtCCATGCACAcgtccatgcacacacacaaagtttaTTAAGTAACAGAGAAGCCCGCCTGTCACTGGGGATCTGGTGCCCGGTACTGGCACAAGAGTGACCCACAGCCCTAAACCTCCTTCTTCACAACCGATGCTGGTCAGGCCCCAGGCCAACAACTCTTCCCTCTTGTGCCCTGTCCTTGAATCACACTCCGTGGCCCTGTGTGTGCTGAGTAGCGTAGAGAGAAATGAATGTTTTCTCTTGCAGCGAGTAAATGGAGCGCCactcagaaggaaggaggggtcCTCGCTGTcgctcaggtgcccctggaggtcTCCGTCTTCTCTCAAGAGGCTCTCCAAGTAGCTCCTTCAAGTGCACCCAGCACCACCCCCGCCCGATGCAGTACCGTTTTCTCCATCTTCCTACACCTCAGGGATGCCGTAGTACCTCTGTGGGACAAGCGTCTGGacacccctccctgcccgcccctccAACTGGCCCAGGCCCAATGCCAAGAGAAGTTTGGCAGGAAATATGATGAAAACATAACACACCCAACAGAGCTCCTGCTCACAGTAAGCATGCAAGACCCCGTAGCTGCGATTATTTGGAAAGGTGCTACGTATTGGGTTGAACTACAGGAAACTGCTTCTTTACAGAGCGGTTGAATACCATTCCATGTCAGACGATTCACCCTGCTATTACAGAACAATAGCTCGGACTGTGGTAGCAAGCAAGGAAGGGCTTAGCACCCCTAttgtgcagagggagaaactgaggcccagagagaaggaaTGACCCACCCAAGACCACGTCCCGGTCAGGAAGCAAGGACTGGAATCCACCTGCCAGCCTCTCCCTTTCTTGCTTGCCCCTCTGTCCTTTTCCCAGCATGGGGCAGCTGGTCACTGGTGGAAAGTGACTGTCCACGGCAGTGGCTTGATTCATTGTGGACAGAGCAAACACAGGATGGCCCCACTGGGAAGTCTACTCTGGCTGTTTCCTGACACTCAGTTGTGCAACAGGAGACTGGGAACCATAGCTGCtgccagggcagggtgggggaggggcagggtagGGAGCTGGGCCTTCCCCAGATTCGGGTCACCCTGGGAGGAAAGGGGTGCTATGGGAAAGCCCCACAGGTGGGTCTGAGCAGATGGCAGAGAAGAATATTAAAGTCCAGCTTTGTTCTCATCAGCTGGGTCTGAAGGAGGGGGAGGCAATGGGGGCCAGGCCGCACTGGACCATTGTCCCTCACTTTGGAGTAGGTTTTCGTGCCACAACCAGGTCGTGAAGAGCTGCTTAAGCAGGGAGAGGCTGCTTGCCTGGGGGCTAGGGAGCTCCTTGTATCAGGCGTGTACCCTACACTGCCCATGCCTgaccctggggcagcagggagcagTAAGATAAGCTGCCTGACTAGCTGGGAGGCACTGAGGCACCACAGGGGAAGAGCCTTTTCAGGGACCTGCCTCCATGATGGCCCCATAAATGACAATCGTGATGATAACGGAGagaatgatggtggtggtggtggtgctggtggtgatgatggtgatggtgatggtggtggtgattgtggtgatggtgataatgacaGTCATAGTAGTGATGATAGTtatgatggtgataatggtggtggtgatgctgatgctgatgatggtggtgatgctggtgatggtgatggtgggtggtgatgatggtgggtggtgatgatggtgatgacattggtgatggtggtgatggtgatggtgatgacaataGTGATGATGATAGTGTTGGTGATgctgatggtaatgatgatggtgatgagggTGATGATGTCGATGgcgatgatgatgataatggtagTGATGatcatgatggtggtgatggtggtggtggtggtggtgatggtggtgatgaagatcatggtggtgatgatgatgattgtgatggtgatagtggtgatgatggtgatgatcatGATGgtcatgatggtggtgatggtgatgatgataatggtgattatgatggtgatggtgatgatgatgttgatggtgataatgttgatggtgatgatgatgatggtgatgatgataatggtggtgatgatattgatgatgatggtagtggtgatgatggtgatgatgctggtgatggtgatgatggtggtgatggtggtgatggtgatggtggtgaaaATAGTGATGATGGCATTGGTGATGctgatggtaatgatggtggtgatgatgctgATGATGAGGAAGgttgtggtggtgatggtaatgTGTAATGATGGGAACAGCAGTCATAATGGTGATGACGAATATGAGGGTAGTGGCTTCTGGTTATTGAGCAGTCACTCTGCGCAAAGAGAAGTCTGTTAAACCGCCTGTTGTAAGACTCAGAGTGGTCAGTGGCAAAGCTCACAGGagaatattttcagctttgggGGTCATACAGTCTCTGTGTAGTGACCCACGGCCACTGTGGTAGCATGAAAGACCCTAGATGACACATAAGCAAGCACAGCTGTGTCTGCTAGAACATAATTCACCAAAACAGACCGTAGCTGCCCAGCCCTGCACTGGCCCACCATCCGTTCCTGGGTCTCCTCTGATCTTGTGCTTCACACGGACCTGCTTGGCCATCGGCCCGATTCTagacttctccctcacccactggGCTGTTTACCATGTGAAATCCACCCCCAGATGACGGAGACCTGCTATAGTTGAGAGAGGAGCTCGTGCACGTCTTGGATTACTCACTCATTCAGTCATCAATTGTCATTATTATCAATGGGATACTTatgattaaaaatgtttttattaattatatatacttataatataCTTGCTAAATGTGAAATACCATATTAATTATAATTGCAGTTACATCATAAATTATGGtaacaaatattagtaaaaatgATTAAT
The DNA window shown above is from Mustela erminea isolate mMusErm1 chromosome 12, mMusErm1.Pri, whole genome shotgun sequence and carries:
- the LOC116570884 gene encoding alpha-1-acid glycoprotein-like, with protein sequence MALSWVLAALSLLPLLHAQSPVCANLTAAPITNATLDQISGKWFCIAAAFHNPDINQLAGMLQAGFFYLEPNHTDDTIRLIDYPTIGNHCIHNSTCLKVQRENGTLSKHESGKEVFADLLLTKDPKIFMLGHSLKDEQNKGLSLYADKAEVTEEQMRVFHEAITCFGMRTSEINYTDAKKDLCGPLEKQHKEERQKEKEGHTALD